A segment of the Entelurus aequoreus isolate RoL-2023_Sb linkage group LG23, RoL_Eaeq_v1.1, whole genome shotgun sequence genome:
CTGCACAGTCACAGCACCCTGGCACCGACGCCGCCCTCATGTCAGCGGACAGATGAGCAGTGGATCTATGACACCCCAGAAAACGTGGTTGTTGCCCACCGCACTTTGACCTCGAGCTCTTCCACGCCCATCAACCAGCTGTACAACAGTCTGGAGGTGTCGTCCAAGACAACTACTGATTCCAGCTCTCTCTATTCCCAGGACAATGACGGATATTACACCTCCATGCACCTGGACTCGGGCCTGCGCTCACGCAGCCATGGCAGTGGACACAGTGCGGGCGCAGGACGAGTCACCCGACACAGCATGTACGAGTGCCGCGAGATGGCCAATCAGGAAGAGTACGGGAGCTTGTACAGCGATCGCTCCCTATCTCGCAGCATCTCCCTCCGCAAGTCCAAGAAACCCCCGCTGCCCCCGGCTCGCACGGACTCCCTGAAGCGAAAACCTGGACCCAAAAAGCCCCTCGGAAGCGTGAACGCCGTCAGCGGCAAGTCCAACAACGGCATGCTGAGTGAGACTCTAATTGCCACCCTGCAGCAGAGTCTCCAGATGGGGTTGCGATCCGGGACGGGAAAGGGCATCTTCCCATCTTCGCCCTCCCAAAGCCCCTGCAGCGACTACGATGACCCCTGGGTGCTCCGTCCACGGAGTCACAGTACCATTAGCACAGAGAGCTCTGCGACATCACTAGCAACTAGTGCAAACGGCATGGGCGTGTCCAATGTTTACTCGCTATGCCACGTGACTCCCACTCACAGTGACACCAGCAGCTTGCGTTCCGACTATGCTGATTCTTGGGGCTACTACATGGAATATCCTCGTAACCACGGGGACCAGAGTGCACAGACCCCTGCGGCTCATACAGCTAACACTTCAACCGGGCCTCCAGCAGCCAAAGAGCAGAATGGAACTGAGATTCATGGCCCCCGTCAGGAACCAGGAGCTCCGGGCCAGGAAGAAATAGTGGCGGTGAAGCCTAAAACCAGCACATCCTCTCCAGAAAGAGTGCACAGACTCACCTCGCCATCCAGTGGCTACTCAAGCCAGTCCAACACCCCCACAGCTGGAACACCGGTGCCGTCTGGCATTCGGACCATGTCTCCCTCTGGAAGTCGACCCAAGCCGAAAGTTCCTGAGAGGAAATCTTCTCTCATCTCGTCTTCATCCTCCACCTCCCTTTCCTCTAACACCTCAGACTCTCTCAAGAGCTGCGGGCCTACTGCGCCACCACCTGTGCCTGTGACCTCGTCATCAGCTCCAAACACCCCCCTCAGCCCACCACCGGCATTCCCTCCTTCGAATGTACATTCCCCTGCTGTTCCTCCGCCAGCAGCAACATCGCCTCGCACGCCACAGGCTGAAACGCTGAGCCCCCTCCCGGGTTGGTCTACCACACCAGAATTCCCACCTCCTCCCTCCCCCGAAACCTTAATTCACCCCAGTGTGTCGCTCAATGGGAGCTTTAGTCCTCCGCCCCCGCCTCCTGTGTCCCTCACGGGGCCGCCACCACCTCCTCCACTGCCTGCTGTTGTCTTCTACTCTTCCTCCCCATCCGCTGCCAAGGAAGCGCCTAAAGCTGCCGTTCCAAACAGTCCCACAAAGTCTCCCATGCCGCTCGTTACACCTTTTGCTTTGCAGAGCGTTCAGCTGCGATCAGTCAAGCGGCCGGAGAAGGAGACTGACAGCGACCTGGAGCCGTACAAAGACTTTCTTATGGGCCTGCAGCcctacaacctggacaagtctcaGCCCCAGGAGCTGATGAACTGCTTCTCAGACCACAAGCAGTCGCCCTCGCCTGTATCAGACCTTATGGAAAGGTTGTCAATAGAATGCAGTAGCTCACGTGACACACCTGATTGTCGTGAACCTGAAGAAAGCTGCTTTCTTCTCAACGGTATAGAAGAAGACGACGGGCAGAAAGTGTTGCAGAGTCCCTTTCCTGTCAAACAGAAGCCTCCCATCATCTCCAAGAAAcccaaattattttttgtccCACCGCCAAGCCCTCAGCCGGTCCAAGCTGAAGACAAAGAGGAGCAACGGGAGGATGAAGAAAGTTTGGAGAGCGCTGAGCCCCAAGAAGACGTCCAGGATGAATCTCATATCTCTACTGGCCAGAACGTCAGCCTGGACCAAGAGTTCCGGCAGAACGGAGAGACCCCTGATGACGACGCGGATGAGACGAGTAGTTCTGCGGGGTCCACCAGCTCCAGTGTTGACGATGCAGGTTTGTCATTGAACGTGATTGCTGTTTATCTAAACGCTGATGCTGCATTAGTTTAAGCCCATTACTATAATCCTGCACCAGCTCTGTGTGGGCAGCTGTGAAATTCGTTTGCTGCGCTTTAAGCAAGGGGAGCCAAAGTTAAAGCCACTTTCTTTTTAAGGCGTACAAAACGCAAGTGATGCTGCTTATCAGCAGGAAAGCAGCATCGAACAAACCAACTCCTCCCGTCCATAGTTAGTGTGGTTGTCCACGTAGTCACTGCCTGTGACCGGTAACCAGTCCAGGGTCCTCAGCCTCAACTGGATAAGCAGCAGAGGCAAGTAGATAGATCTCATCCAGCCCTCTTCCTAAATCAATGTTCCATGTCTGCTCTTTAATCCTTTCCCGCtcattcctctctctctctcccctctcTCATTGAGGTAAAGAAACGCGAGGGGGGGCGGCGGGGGGTTTTGGCGTCCCAGGGGCTTTTCGTGGTTGTAGCGATAGGGGGGAGGGGCTCCATCGCATCACATGGAGGCAGGCTGGGATGAAGGGGAGGATGAGAGAGTGTAAAGTGAGACCGCTCGCTGCCGGCGGCTCAGGCGGTTAGGAAAGACGccagcgaggaggaggaggagggggataAGAGGCTAAAAACTGGAGAATGTAAGCAGGACAGTCAGTGGCAGGCAGGTGGCGGCGACACACACGCCGAAATGTAACTCGCAGGTGTGTGCCTCGCAGGTGACGTGTTTGACTCCAACACAGCCGAGTCATCTCCCAACGGGACGCCGGCGGAGACCATGGTGACCCCGACTCCCACGCCGACCCGGACCACGGAGGACCTCTTTGCCGTAATCCACAGGTACCGATCGCAAGTGTTGTCTTGTGTTTCTGAGTGTTCCGAACTCCTGTTTTCTACACCCACGGCATCATTATCATGGTATCATTTCACGTAGGTGCCATCAACTGTGGTGCGCTCTCATTTTTGCATGAATCTCGCCAATGTCCGAGGATAAACACTTTGTTTAGTGGGCTCTTTCTTACTGAAGCTCGCCCATCATTCATTCCGCGTCCTCCCCcctcctcctccgcctcctcctGGTCATAACTTACACCGACACTGTCACGTGTAGCATCTTGTAGATGGCATCTCTTCACGTAGAAGCGAGCGTTCTGGATCATTCTCAGACGCGCAgtaaccaacaacaacaaaaaaagacttCATTCATTTTTTAAGCAAGTGGACCCCTGTTGGGCCTGATCTGGGTTAGAGGCCACTAGAGAGACAGCAGCTCGGgctcattctctctctctctctctctctctctctctctctctctctctctctctctctctctctcgtcatACATTGCTGTTCAtaatgtgtggggggggggcacaCACATTAATTTCTTATGCTCACGTGCCACCGCCATTTGGACTTCTTTCCACTGAGCGCAGGAAATGAGAGATGTTCTATGTCAGgcagtgttttccacacattcatgtatttgttgcggcccgccacgaaacaattaaggccgccacaaaatatatatatatatatatatattttttaattttttttatttcctgtccagcttctcaggcaaatcatatagttgatgtagatgcccatataggctgttcagatttactttacaaaagacaagtgtaggatcaagatttttggagctctttgttcagtggatcagatgtttgatgaagcttcgtgtctatctaccaccactactgttttctgtttatttgttactgactgtggcaggacacctctgcctctgtttcactttatgttgctggtaaataatatggttgtagtagtaggctaaagttaaattatttagtatgcactaattaaaggggcagagctttaagagacattttagcttttatatttttataagatatattttttgtaagaaccacaattaataaatatatttcagtgaataacttattgttcaaatctgtatataaatatgtacataaagtgttgtaattatattgtaaaatggatggatggacgtttaaaacaaaactgttattattaattagtaagtatacattttttgagcctttttagagaaaatcatatcattgtaggaaattatgcaaattactcgatgatgtcatggtgaccacgcccatagccacgcccaccaccacaggtatcttggcagtttatgggaaacactgtcaggggtgtccaaactttttccactgagggccgtacacggaaaaatgtaagcatgcgggggccattttgatatttttcattttcaaaccttaacaaagtatatggatttttttatttttttttaacctttagggctcccggggactataaagggtctcagtcattaaactgttaaaaataagtcaaattattatttttttattttatttaacgcttacagtaaatctctatatcaacttgaggttgatataaagtaaaaaaaaaaaaaaaaggttttctgtcaaagacaactttgttttttatagtaaaactgaaattttatttaatatttttgagtaatcacagtgaaaagtcaaataaaatcctactaaatatatttgggatccaaaaggtcccccactcataaagtgatacatttttattagttttttttttacttttcacacttaaattacgagatcaacttcagatatatctgtccattttacgtttgaactattattttgtttgttttatgctcttttgtcaaataaaacgttgatgtttttatatggcaaccacacaatatatgcaatattttttccacataaaacattttaaagtgatattttttaattaataattcattataacatagatttttagtggggtttttttttttagcaatggcaaaaaaaataaaaataaacaaagacaaaagaaaaaaaaacagcctgcatggcagcttttgtgtcaacattgcaactttttcttgttagatttcacctcattccactttttttaaatgttttttgaaatttttgcaatataatcaattttgcaatttttgcagaatgtgtggcgggccggtaaacaattagctgcgggccgcaaatggcccccgggccgcactttggacacccctggtctatgttGTCTGACTGGACGGGATGAGTATGAGTAGTTTTCGTTTGGATGTTCGCAGAACATTCAGCAGGAGAGAACCGTCAGAAGAGGCACAGCGGCTCGGAAAAAGATGGAATTATGTTAAAAGACATGTTAAAAGGTAactaattagggttgtacggtatatcggtattagtatagtaccgccgttctaatgaatcatattcggtactataccgcctctaaaaagtcccCCCGCccctccgtcgtcgtcacgtcgtgtcattgctggttttacgagcagaggagcatgttcggcagcgcacaatcacagagtacttacaagcagacacagtgtgtagacagaaaagggagaacggacgcgttttggcttaaaaactgacgataaaggtgaagttataacactgaaacaccctcaggaagagctgctttaaaacatgggctaacgtccatccacagtgttttagctacttctaaatcactaatccgacaaataaagtaagtttcttacacgtttattatcactggaggacgaggaatagctaaacatgcttcactacacaccgtagctcaccggcgtcacaatgtaaacaaacccctttggtggatctacacctaatatccactgtaatgataccaagtacaggagcgtatctagtcgatactactgtgattacattgctattttttggcatcataacatttttttattatgtttataaaatacgtccctggacacatgaggactttgaatatgaccaatgtatgatcttgtaactacttggtatcggatcgatacccaaatgtgtggtatcatccaaaactaatgtaaagtgtcaaagaagagaagaataagtgattattacattttaacagaagtgtagatagaacatgttgaaacggaaaataagcagatattaacagtaaatgaacaagtagattaataatccctttttacagtttgtccctcataatgtgtacaaaataataggtgtataaatgacacaatatgttactgcatagactaattaggagtctttgtttgtttacttactactaaaagacaagttgtctagtatgttcactattttatttaaggactaaatgacaataataaacatatgtttcatgtaccctaagattttttgttaaaataaagccaataacaccattttttgtggtcccctttgtttagaaaagtaccgaaaagtatcaaaatacattttggtactgggacAACACTACTAGGGATGTGGCGATATATAAAAATGTCATATCATGGTTATTGTTACTAAAATTATCTTTATTATCACagtgttgttgaatgtgctcaagtaaaaaaataaaaatctaataaataagcgacacacacaatatactttccttGGTAGACTAAGCaatattattctattattatttgAGTTTTTAAGGGTTTATGTTCTGTTTTAGTTTTTGAAGGCCTTGGTGTGTTTAATACTTTAATATAAGTGAGGTGAATAATCACGGTTTTATGATAATCAAAGCATTGCAAGAACATTTGTGTCCTCTTGCCCTGATCCTAATGTTAAGTTGTTGTATGTGCCATGTGATACTGTAGAGGGCatatgtcaaaagatggcgctaactgttttaatgacattcagactttacttcaatgaataacggagcagcatctcctcatccggaaacaacaacaaggccgtaaatgtgtcccgtgaaaaaccgtccgtctaaagttccttgggtgaataatgtaaactcactacaccggtatgttttagcgctttcatggcgagtttactgacagatataagtaagaactttacactactttatattagaaatggcaacagcggaggatgaatgtcccataacaagaagatagagaaaaataataaGTTTATCGACTatggcgcgcaatttttcaggacttatgcagatcccaaatacagatcagcagttaccagaaggtgagaaaagttgctgttgcataatattgggaaaaaaaccagcagataatatgtcttaccttatacacacaccataataatactggtatgttgaagcacagtacaatccaccaagcggtgtggcttcatagcttaccaaagtcctactaaaacattttgacagatttttgcgcgccgtgtgtaatgttctatatttcagtggaacatataaaatgttggcgttgtttacttgagtcatattgcaatattgcgcagtctacacgtatctctcatgtttgACTGCCTGAGGagcctggtcacacttatcattacaccatgtaccaaatacaattgcttcgaggtcggtaagcaaaaccagaattattccgtacactaggcgcactgtcgagttttgagaataaaaaacactttagtgtggggaacatattcagcattgattagttgcttattaacatgcaaattagtaacatattggctcttaattagtcattattaagtacttataaatgccttattatacaagcagtaagccatcaactaagagtcttccctcaataacctcagaattattgcttattagtcaCCCTTAACCCTTATATattaccctagtgtccaaataactctaaattaagtctttgttactttaataagcaactaattaatggtgaatatgttccccatactaaagtggattttaagtgcgccttatagtccggaaaatacggtaatcttcagCTGAGGAGAGGctgtgtcgacaacgctgtagaTCCTTCCTGAATGTTTCTaaccacacatcgcttgtccGTGGCTTCATTTTGGACTCGTATGCAGCttgcaaaagtaaaaaaaaggactttaaaaaaaaaaaaaaaagcaccgaGGAGCCTGCCCACAGTActtgtgctgccgggcacaaaatggctggaTGAAACGGTCGTACACTGAGACGTTTGGTATACCAAGCATATTTTTGTACGGATTGTGGTTTGTAAATGAAGATTCTACTGTATATGAAGTCCGTTCATGACAATTATACCATAgaacatgtcaggttcaaacactgatgacatctattaaacaagacaagaagcaaagaatcaaacacagacagaattaaatttggactcaatatattgaggagagtcgcctttacactgtacccttgcacagtatctcagcacgctctgccaaaagattgcatgcctctttcttttattttggaccctcccgaccacatggccaccactgtttccaaaggacaaaggtcgcaaaaaactTCACAGAAAAGgccgtaaacaattcacagaaaaggtcagttcaaaaacagttcgaaaaatagttcaaaaagaggtccatcaaatagttcaaaaagagttcgtaaaatacttcaaaaagaggtcgtctggaaattgggcagatcctgtcatctctccgctttgaagtccttgggttaggacaatacactaccatgagcttatgtaacgaaatttcgttcttatttgtactgtaaagttcaaatttgaatgacaataagccatgagccttactcttggtaggtttcaaagacagcgtttgtcttttgcctggaactcatttcgacacaaagttttttgtgataatttacaaacaattattctaacagcacAGCATTTAATGCCCTCCCAGATTAATAATCAGCATTACTAACGACTCTGCAAGATTCAGGTGCTGGTGTGTGAAGAAGTGCTTACGTAACGAGGATGCCAGTGTAAGGTTGAATGTAGGGCACCAGCACATCTTGTAGTTGTTCCCCATCCCCCCACCAGACCTCATGTGGGACTCTGTAATGTGAAGATTAGTTAGGAATAATAATTAGTAGTGATCTTCTTTTTTAACACATATCTTTTTACCGTGCCCCCCGTAATTAGTCGGCCATGTTGACATGCCGGCTTGGGGATTAGCAACAGGACCCTCTGACATTAATAAGGCTGATTCACTACCAGCGCTAATCCCGTGTATGCTCGTTGCAGCTTTATGCTCGCAGGCCGCCGCTTAGAGGGGGatgaatgttttttctcctgattAAAAGCACTTtggacatatttacacacattttcaTTCGTTTCACAGTCAAATCTGATCAGATGACAGCAacgataaaaaacaaaaaaaacaaaaaaaaaacatgcaaactgcaaaaagtcagtgttcaaaaacaagaaaaaaaaatacaaaaatgaggggtattttatttgaattaagcaaaattatctgccaatagaacaagaaaatttggcttgtcaagactttccaaaacaagtcaaattagctaacttcaattaacccaaaaatagcttaaaataagtatattctcactaataacaagtgcacttttcttggtagaaaaaacaaatatgagacctttttgctcaatatgttgaaaaatattcttaaatttagtaaacgctagtgccattatcttgacataatgatatgcgctcggcattacatttcttgcattttcccatggataacatgacatcatcgcgccaagtgcgtgctcttgcagtcaattagtgtgcaaggaatatatatatatatatatatatatatgtatatatattagggctgcaactaacgattaatttgataatcgattaatctgtcgattattgcttcgattgatcgattaataatcggataaaagagacaaactacatttctatcctatccagtatttttttgaaaaaaaccagcatactggcaccatacttattttgattattgtttctcagctgtttgtaaatgttgcagtttataaatgaaggtttatttaaaaaaataaaaataaaaataaaataaaaaatttaaaaaataaaatataaaaaaaagcctctgcgcatgcgcattacatagatccaacaaatcgatgactaaattaatcggcaactatttttttaatcgactttaatcgatttaatcgattagttgttgcagccctaatatatatatatatatatatataatatatatatatatatatatatatattatatatatatatatatatatatatatatatatatatatattagagatgtcagataatggcttttttgctgatattccaatattgtccaactcttaattaccgattccgatatcaaccgataccgatatatacagtggtggaatgaacacattattatgcctaattttgttgtgatgccccgctggatgcattaaacaatgtaac
Coding sequences within it:
- the LOC133641162 gene encoding NHS-like protein 1 isoform X1 produces the protein MEVILHPGSPTLAWLRSLAVSNLDEESKWTVHYTAPWHQQENVFLPGSRPSCVEDLHRQAKVNLKSALRECDKLRKDGFRSSQYYSQGPTFSDPLQSSSSLQDDEEEEEDVDKKSIASSADDDQSQLSMRSQTPLTGSEKGDASEADGQGVPSTKAAHLPTPEERMRQTAQSVPTDIIAINVTGAVFDRQASIRRSLVNTDTVSRRPKKVKRRKTISGLPDNFDLELAAQGRGGELRPHSMFIPGQYSTLGRVGSVNSTLRRSQTRDSGCQTEVAKVVPPSMRRIRAQRGQGIAAQMAGISASSSTGSISISSNDSSGIVMLPHQRNGDPSRFHSLPRQGARVSLSADPIYSSTPIKSEERNTPQRQIGKLQVDDTVVHMRNAPRTGTLPRPKSQEMRRTQSSDWAGSLACAVSPHAAYSTSFIPNATLPSSSEVVTVDTSGQHSHSTSSAYQTARPLSLAAYVDSLTSSPAAFTHSSTCPALAASTPVHTPLERSRVAAAPASESGQSDNSLHSHSTLAPTPPSCQRTDEQWIYDTPENVVVAHRTLTSSSSTPINQLYNSLEVSSKTTTDSSSLYSQDNDGYYTSMHLDSGLRSRSHGSGHSAGAGRVTRHSMYECREMANQEEYGSLYSDRSLSRSISLRKSKKPPLPPARTDSLKRKPGPKKPLGSVNAVSGKSNNGMLSETLIATLQQSLQMGLRSGTGKGIFPSSPSQSPCSDYDDPWVLRPRSHSTISTESSATSLATSANGMGVSNVYSLCHVTPTHSDTSSLRSDYADSWGYYMEYPRNHGDQSAQTPAAHTANTSTGPPAAKEQNGTEIHGPRQEPGAPGQEEIVAVKPKTSTSSPERVHRLTSPSSGYSSQSNTPTAGTPVPSGIRTMSPSGSRPKPKVPERKSSLISSSSSTSLSSNTSDSLKSCGPTAPPPVPVTSSSAPNTPLSPPPAFPPSNVHSPAVPPPAATSPRTPQAETLSPLPGWSTTPEFPPPPSPETLIHPSVSLNGSFSPPPPPPVSLTGPPPPPPLPAVVFYSSSPSAAKEAPKAAVPNSPTKSPMPLVTPFALQSVQLRSVKRPEKETDSDLEPYKDFLMGLQPYNLDKSQPQELMNCFSDHKQSPSPVSDLMERLSIECSSSRDTPDCREPEESCFLLNGIEEDDGQKVLQSPFPVKQKPPIISKKPKLFFVPPPSPQPVQAEDKEEQREDEESLESAEPQEDVQDESHISTGQNVSLDQEFRQNGETPDDDADETSSSAGSTSSSVDDAGDVFDSNTAESSPNGTPAETMVTPTPTPTRTTEDLFAVIHRSKRKVLGRKESEEEKSRSGGQSPSPPMTPTNTTTTTTTTTTNTVVCRQTSSIQRHLRRSTTSSDTFKALLLKKGSRSETSFRMSAAEMLRSTDPRSQRSTDPRSQRSRSESALDSPSSPPTLQSPCASPGRSKRAAEEWQRYEAPALYSPPPSAFPTGGSKYGRSRTPPSAASSKYNARCRILSSPMTVICEREGELAESEYGDAAESLKASNGTLSQQP
- the LOC133641162 gene encoding NHS-like protein 1 isoform X2 is translated as MVFIGTSFKSLIKFFKKKAVSNLDEESKWTVHYTAPWHQQENVFLPGSRPSCVEDLHRQAKVNLKSALRECDKLRKDGFRSSQYYSQGPTFSDPLQSSSSLQDDEEEEEDVDKKSIASSADDDQSQLSMRSQTPLTGSEKGDASEADGQGVPSTKAAHLPTPEERMRQTAQSVPTDIIAINVTGAVFDRQASIRRSLVNTDTVSRRPKKVKRRKTISGLPDNFDLELAAQGRGGELRPHSMFIPGQYSTLGRVGSVNSTLRRSQTRDSGCQTEVAKVVPPSMRRIRAQRGQGIAAQMAGISASSSTGSISISSNDSSGIVMLPHQRNGDPSRFHSLPRQGARVSLSADPIYSSTPIKSEERNTPQRQIGKLQVDDTVVHMRNAPRTGTLPRPKSQEMRRTQSSDWAGSLACAVSPHAAYSTSFIPNATLPSSSEVVTVDTSGQHSHSTSSAYQTARPLSLAAYVDSLTSSPAAFTHSSTCPALAASTPVHTPLERSRVAAAPASESGQSDNSLHSHSTLAPTPPSCQRTDEQWIYDTPENVVVAHRTLTSSSSTPINQLYNSLEVSSKTTTDSSSLYSQDNDGYYTSMHLDSGLRSRSHGSGHSAGAGRVTRHSMYECREMANQEEYGSLYSDRSLSRSISLRKSKKPPLPPARTDSLKRKPGPKKPLGSVNAVSGKSNNGMLSETLIATLQQSLQMGLRSGTGKGIFPSSPSQSPCSDYDDPWVLRPRSHSTISTESSATSLATSANGMGVSNVYSLCHVTPTHSDTSSLRSDYADSWGYYMEYPRNHGDQSAQTPAAHTANTSTGPPAAKEQNGTEIHGPRQEPGAPGQEEIVAVKPKTSTSSPERVHRLTSPSSGYSSQSNTPTAGTPVPSGIRTMSPSGSRPKPKVPERKSSLISSSSSTSLSSNTSDSLKSCGPTAPPPVPVTSSSAPNTPLSPPPAFPPSNVHSPAVPPPAATSPRTPQAETLSPLPGWSTTPEFPPPPSPETLIHPSVSLNGSFSPPPPPPVSLTGPPPPPPLPAVVFYSSSPSAAKEAPKAAVPNSPTKSPMPLVTPFALQSVQLRSVKRPEKETDSDLEPYKDFLMGLQPYNLDKSQPQELMNCFSDHKQSPSPVSDLMERLSIECSSSRDTPDCREPEESCFLLNGIEEDDGQKVLQSPFPVKQKPPIISKKPKLFFVPPPSPQPVQAEDKEEQREDEESLESAEPQEDVQDESHISTGQNVSLDQEFRQNGETPDDDADETSSSAGSTSSSVDDAGDVFDSNTAESSPNGTPAETMVTPTPTPTRTTEDLFAVIHRSKRKVLGRKESEEEKSRSGGQSPSPPMTPTNTTTTTTTTTTNTVVCRQTSSIQRHLRRSTTSSDTFKALLLKKGSRSETSFRMSAAEMLRSTDPRSQRSTDPRSQRSRSESALDSPSSPPTLQSPCASPGRSKRAAEEWQRYEAPALYSPPPSAFPTGGSKYGRSRTPPSAASSKYNARCRILSSPMTVICEREGELAESEYGDAAESLKASNGTLSQQP
- the LOC133641162 gene encoding NHS-like protein 1 isoform X3 — encoded protein: MEVILHPGSPTLAWLRSLAVSNLDEESKWTVHYTAPWHQQENVFLPGSRPSCVEDLHRQAKVNLKSALRECDKLRKDGFRSSQYYSQGPTFSDPLQSSSSLQDDEEEEEDVDKKSIASSADDDQSQLSMRSQTPLTGSEKGDASEADGQGVPSTKAAHLPTPEERMRQTAQSVPTDIIAINVTGAVFDRQASIRRSLVNTDTVSRRPKKVKRRKTISGLPDNFDLELAQGRGGELRPHSMFIPGQYSTLGRVGSVNSTLRRSQTRDSGCQTEVAKVVPPSMRRIRAQRGQGIAAQMAGISASSSTGSISISSNDSSGIVMLPHQRNGDPSRFHSLPRQGARVSLSADPIYSSTPIKSEERNTPQRQIGKLQVDDTVVHMRNAPRTGTLPRPKSQEMRRTQSSDWAGSLACAVSPHAAYSTSFIPNATLPSSSEVVTVDTSGQHSHSTSSAYQTARPLSLAAYVDSLTSSPAAFTHSSTCPALAASTPVHTPLERSRVAAAPASESGQSDNSLHSHSTLAPTPPSCQRTDEQWIYDTPENVVVAHRTLTSSSSTPINQLYNSLEVSSKTTTDSSSLYSQDNDGYYTSMHLDSGLRSRSHGSGHSAGAGRVTRHSMYECREMANQEEYGSLYSDRSLSRSISLRKSKKPPLPPARTDSLKRKPGPKKPLGSVNAVSGKSNNGMLSETLIATLQQSLQMGLRSGTGKGIFPSSPSQSPCSDYDDPWVLRPRSHSTISTESSATSLATSANGMGVSNVYSLCHVTPTHSDTSSLRSDYADSWGYYMEYPRNHGDQSAQTPAAHTANTSTGPPAAKEQNGTEIHGPRQEPGAPGQEEIVAVKPKTSTSSPERVHRLTSPSSGYSSQSNTPTAGTPVPSGIRTMSPSGSRPKPKVPERKSSLISSSSSTSLSSNTSDSLKSCGPTAPPPVPVTSSSAPNTPLSPPPAFPPSNVHSPAVPPPAATSPRTPQAETLSPLPGWSTTPEFPPPPSPETLIHPSVSLNGSFSPPPPPPVSLTGPPPPPPLPAVVFYSSSPSAAKEAPKAAVPNSPTKSPMPLVTPFALQSVQLRSVKRPEKETDSDLEPYKDFLMGLQPYNLDKSQPQELMNCFSDHKQSPSPVSDLMERLSIECSSSRDTPDCREPEESCFLLNGIEEDDGQKVLQSPFPVKQKPPIISKKPKLFFVPPPSPQPVQAEDKEEQREDEESLESAEPQEDVQDESHISTGQNVSLDQEFRQNGETPDDDADETSSSAGSTSSSVDDAGDVFDSNTAESSPNGTPAETMVTPTPTPTRTTEDLFAVIHRSKRKVLGRKESEEEKSRSGGQSPSPPMTPTNTTTTTTTTTTNTVVCRQTSSIQRHLRRSTTSSDTFKALLLKKGSRSETSFRMSAAEMLRSTDPRSQRSTDPRSQRSRSESALDSPSSPPTLQSPCASPGRSKRAAEEWQRYEAPALYSPPPSAFPTGGSKYGRSRTPPSAASSKYNARCRILSSPMTVICEREGELAESEYGDAAESLKASNGTLSQQP